AAAGGCCGCCGGTTTGTATGGATTTGCGAAGGGCCTGGTCTTTCTGGATCGTGAAGACTTCACCTTTCCGGGTTTCAACATCTAAAGACAAAAGGGCCGACCGGGGGATCTGCAAGACATTCTTACGCTGGCCGGTTATGATCCGCCCTTTGACATAGAGGCCGCCTTTGAGGATTTCCGGATTGTTGGGAACCTCGGCAATGATCTTGATCGACCGGTCGGCCTCGCTTACCGCCGGATTGATAAATTTGATCCGGCCGGAGAAGGTCTTGCCCGGGAAGGCATCGGTGGAAAAGGTCAGAGGTTGCCCCAGACGAAGACGGCCCATTTCTATGGATGGAACGGTAATGGTCAGGTCCAGCAAGTGGTTGTCGACGATTTGAAACATGATCCGCTGCGATCCGGGTTCACCCACCAGGTCCCCCACATTGACGTTGCGCGCCGAGACCACACCGCTCATCGGAGAAGAGACCACTGCTTTGGCCAGACGGGTCTGGGCATGGCTGAGATCCTTTTCAGCGGCCAACAGTTGAGCCCTGGCCGCAGAGATTCGGGCCGTGGCGGCTGACTTTTCAGTCTGGGCATCATCGAGATTCTGCTGGGTGATCAACCCGGCCTCCTTAAGGCTTTTGGCCCGGGCAAACTCGCGTTCAGACCGGTTTCCGGCCACTTCGGCCTGCAGGAGGTTGGCTTTGGCCATTTCAACAGCCGCCTGGGCTTTTTGGACAATGGCCTCTATTTCACGGGAATCGAGTTTCGCCAAGGGGGTCCCTTTTTTAACCCTTACCCACTCTGTTACATAAACCTCCGTAACGATTCCTGTATATTCTGATCTAATGCTGGCGGCGAACTTGGGCGACAGGGATCCAACCACCTCAATCCCTTCTATGAGGTCCTGGGCCTGGACCTGAACCGTCTCTACGGCCATGAGCGGCGGCCCTTGTGTCTTTTCCATGGCCTTGGTTTCATCTTTCCCTTTTGAGCACCCAAAGCAACCTATCCCCAGGATCAATAGAACCGCTCCGACCATCCATCCCCTTTTCATTTTCTATCCCCTTTCATTTTGCTCTCACGACTGGAAATCCCATCGAAGATCAAGTTGAGGACCCGGCCCAATCCCCGGCGGCCCATCCCCAATTCGGGATGCCAGAGTTCAATTTCTATGGCTACATGAGCCGCTCCGATAATGGCCCAGGTCATTTCCAGCGCCTCTCCATTTCGGAATTCTCTTTTCCGAATGCCCTCTTCGACCAGGCCCTTGATCGCCTCATGAAACTTGAAATGAAAGGCGTCGAAGTC
This genomic stretch from Deltaproteobacteria bacterium harbors:
- a CDS encoding efflux RND transporter periplasmic adaptor subunit, with amino-acid sequence MKRGWMVGAVLLILGIGCFGCSKGKDETKAMEKTQGPPLMAVETVQVQAQDLIEGIEVVGSLSPKFAASIRSEYTGIVTEVYVTEWVRVKKGTPLAKLDSREIEAIVQKAQAAVEMAKANLLQAEVAGNRSEREFARAKSLKEAGLITQQNLDDAQTEKSAATARISAARAQLLAAEKDLSHAQTRLAKAVVSSPMSGVVSARNVNVGDLVGEPGSQRIMFQIVDNHLLDLTITVPSIEMGRLRLGQPLTFSTDAFPGKTFSGRIKFINPAVSEADRSIKIIAEVPNNPEILKGGLYVKGRIITGQRKNVLQIPRSALLSLDVETRKGEVFTIQKDQALRKSIQTGGLSMDWVEVAAGLEKGEEVISRGGFNVKNGDRVRITKRNGGN